The following are encoded in a window of Methanobrevibacter ruminantium M1 genomic DNA:
- a CDS encoding zinc ribbon domain-containing protein, with protein sequence MTKFCPKCGEENEDVAQFCSNYGHDFKDVNQRMKESKRENSSFPLSGTKILLCIVLLIVLIIAAFLFTGGNADKPQNITMIKENTYGFTFVNRGVLFYNYHLDEVLPICRMISRAMTLRQDSTMQMTHWLRSIMITI encoded by the coding sequence TTGACTAAGTTTTGTCCTAAATGCGGAGAAGAAAACGAAGATGTGGCTCAATTCTGCAGTAACTACGGTCATGACTTCAAGGATGTGAATCAAAGAATGAAGGAATCGAAAAGAGAGAACTCTTCATTCCCCTTGTCTGGAACAAAGATACTGCTGTGCATTGTGCTTCTTATTGTTTTAATTATTGCAGCATTCCTCTTCACTGGCGGAAACGCTGACAAGCCTCAAAACATTACCATGATTAAGGAGAATACTTATGGCTTCACTTTTGTCAATAGAGGGGTTCTTTTCTATAATTATCACTTAGATGAGGTTTTACCAATCTGCCGGATGATTTCGAGGGCTATGACTTTAAGGCAAGATTCTACGATGCAAATGACACATTGGTTAAGGAGTATCATGATAACTATATGA
- a CDS encoding TMEM175 family protein: MNQLKEEVDSRMKSIEDNASEKTKQKLQKKQKKIDDISEADIDEQIETLEKENKKLKRYQRILDALQEKMEIDSGRVMGLTDGIFSIVMTLLIFGITLPSTEILTDAGLSSFISSILPNIGVTLVSFILLASFWIYHHEFIKLKCLNLVYLWLSMFYLATVCFIPFTTTLIGTYPEFRLSTNIFGINILLVIIFFLLMLNYASKRGFLDEEVIEKDKKYVHHTLYIILGLAVIINLLDFSVNENFIYLFFLVPIISTIRDVRFKLKNTE, translated from the coding sequence TTGAATCAGCTGAAAGAGGAAGTCGACTCTCGAATGAAATCCATTGAAGACAATGCAAGCGAAAAGACCAAGCAAAAGCTTCAAAAGAAACAGAAAAAGATCGATGACATATCAGAAGCTGACATAGACGAACAGATAGAAACACTGGAAAAGGAAAACAAGAAGCTTAAGCGCTACCAAAGAATCTTAGATGCCCTGCAAGAGAAAATGGAGATTGATTCCGGAAGGGTCATGGGCTTAACTGACGGAATATTCTCAATTGTAATGACTCTTCTAATCTTTGGAATAACATTGCCTAGCACCGAAATCCTAACTGATGCCGGACTTTCAAGTTTCATTAGTTCCATACTGCCAAATATTGGAGTCACACTTGTAAGTTTCATCTTGCTTGCCTCATTCTGGATTTACCATCATGAATTTATTAAATTAAAATGCTTAAACTTGGTTTACCTATGGCTTAGCATGTTCTATTTAGCGACAGTCTGCTTCATTCCATTTACAACAACCCTTATTGGAACATATCCTGAATTCCGCTTATCAACCAATATTTTTGGAATAAATATATTGCTAGTTATTATATTCTTCCTATTGATGCTTAATTATGCATCTAAAAGAGGATTCCTTGATGAAGAGGTAATTGAGAAAGATAAGAAATATGTCCATCACACATTATATATAATCCTAGGATTGGCAGTGATTATTAACCTTCTTGACTTTAGTGTGAATGAAAACTTCATTTACTTGTTCTTCCTAGTGCCTATTATCTCTACAATAAGGGATGTACGTTTCAAATTAAAAAATACCGAGTAA
- a CDS encoding Ig-like domain repeat protein, translated as MNKSKKTMIMLIMAILVLLTMASVSASELEDIQVTASNGTSDAVIASEANSAYPDNAIITSEKENGDENIIATDNGKIGYENDDKTIIATNGNGGNIGYEDDDNTLITSDKELNALDKGKYQSLSVGDYHSFEELQTILNQADGGETIELNYDYSLGAGGSTLKLTKGLTINGNNHTLYGVGLDRILYISSLNTQPIILNDIIFKDGGKKDSYTNLETNWGGAIYYNPTTEGGAIGGEPADFIINNCTFENNGAVNGGGAIFWNGSLKIIDSRFFNNEIELGSGGAVYANGNLTAIGCSFSNNRVRHGLIGMDMLTTTFTDEGYWAKVIQYYSFYSVDVIPPTGGAIFCNGTCKINDSSFDNNQAGEANEMGTGGGAIHSMNDITVCNSTFTNNKAYDQHGGAILCNRSGFIYNSTFRNNVANVGGAISCFYYLNAEGSTFSNNGGEIGTTWMDEHSFDFLIDNFIGSIPIIGDIYGALQNFLDLLGVESVDVLTGQYFSVGGALYTGLDCNVDKCTFERNHAAEGGGAIYSERKVTAKNSAFSSNKVFRGDSAVSELMSSQGKNRDGGAIHAENATTIRNSEFSGNSAPSKGGAVYCAHHLEMSDSSFLYNTAYQNGGALYADTIGTISNTKFSGNSVTKGSGDGGAVYIIAQSDARFESCEFSANTAESDGGAIYIANSNSLLRLNKCTFIQNIAHLDGGAFNCRGKTEIKNSVFKRNSVDGDGQTENSQGGAAFSKGDMSISDSSFEQNMAKHHGGAAYTDGKMTVKNSNFTVNSANNGGAIYASVMNDEVTNSIFKKNTGTNGDGGAIYINDKSWPKFDSCVFSDNKCVVKSSVENSQGGAIYVRNDDSELKVTNSNFTGNAAGQGGAIFSGKVNEITNSVFKKNGASKSGGAVYIEPNCNPKIRQSVFEENVGGDKGGAVYLNSKYSYLELTGCNFTKNTAKEGGGVYAQQMSAKVSSNRFISNKATDGKGGGIYVRNYHITETVKRYTTEFVDCTFTSNTCTDNGGGLCMDSTYSVLKITSCNFTSNTAKNNGGGVWAHMINSIQWSSFSKNKATEGKGGGVHIKNDYPNRIADNPKTEVKNCQFDSNTCKDEGGGLHVESEHAKLTLTSSTFRFNSAGRGGGVYAHKVISINSCGFHNNSANYVKNNGDGGAIYIENDNDFEIKSCRFEGNTAKSRGGAIYMDSYEIKTKISYSTFVDNYAGRDDHSSTLYTFMAGHSVFTKGTYTNISLCWFGSNNPSFTEQLVDQNRVSSDKEKKPSDFGAEYLKINIKINNTRPIAGNPYKVTVYFTGNVNNNVVSFSSNTLYHSTGKFGGDGTYSNIKADKNDMTADVVLTPESRQIWGQLDHQKVYLNVNPLTKNSTMVEIRSCEDIKYPDALEVNYTLVNYTISNAEAATYIINDSEGNTVKSGNLTSPETLYVEGLKPGTYSITITIPETYYYLSSNATASFDVFKGDIEELRIVVNNRTYPEEVKAIVYASVDEDYEVTIGEETKTVTVIGGIGQVNFGSLETDTYEATVSFGGSDLYEPISNATEFTVYPEEEGTNFEIDTNASEITYGASIKVTHKLPEDATGTIKYYLNNGTVLGELPVEEKLTLDLDAGYYVIFANYSGDESFEPDWDSADVLVKQVETEFHIGLQQQVISGNPAYVTHSISEGATGTISYYLSNGTFLGEVQVGETYVSPKWKVGIYNITANYSGDRNFVPASDSMEFRINPDFSFDIYLDEDDVIYGQTTTVRPSLPYDATGTVEFYYNDTYLGKVTIGQYEIIMVDGEEYYETPGVELPEFDVGVHEIVGKYLGDKNYDPAIANVRLTVLSTETVFEINASPSEIKYGEAAAVIHKLPSLAVGTILYYLSDGTSLGELYYYEDLALPKLAVGSYEILANYSGDENFNNASASTTLTINKADPDFEIYIAFPSYDFGDSPVVFVNLPDDATGNISYYLSDGTFLGELPVDERLSLPILNVGTHTIIGNYSGDGNYNNASASMTVTVNEVSMEFNLGISAEEISYGETATVTHRLPSLAKGNITYYLSDGTLLGELPVSENLTLPKLDVGTYIIIGNYSGDENFDGDSANVTLTVIQADPAFAISISAEEAAYGETVTVSPALPEDATGTVIYYLSNGTILGELAADENLTLPTFDVDVYDILANYSGDKNYLNASAETALIVSQADPGFEISISAEEAAYGETVTASPVLPEDATGTVIYYLSNGTILGELPVDESLTLPTFDVGTYTILANYSGDSNYLDASAEKELTLIKADSTLEINDIAFDYSKTGSAEAKTSGAEGIVASVAGHDEAVVEVNGNEITVSGLDAGSYTLSVSTIVDDNHNSASKNITVTVKKIDSSLSVEGLELDYGESGNVDAAAEGATGISAKIGSKSIGVNGYSIPISGLDAGKYNLTVTTIPDRNHNPVTKTAQITVNKIDSTLEANDMAFDYEGTGTSSVTYTGATGVKASVIGQPNAKVNVKGKEISVSGLDAGNYTLEITTIPDKNHKAVSQTVNVTVNKIDSKLDFNNLVDYGSAMNVTVKTEGASGIMAEIDGKELGVDKYTIPISALDAGEYDLTVTTIPNSNHNPVSKTVKVTITKLDSELAVEDLEFDYNSTGTTNATFEGATGITAKVVGQPNATVEINGNSISVSGLKPGSYTLEVTTVPDENHNPVTAKSAIRVNKLETAISANDISTVHGADKNLTAIIRDINGNPVANATVSVSLNGSKKYVSDSSGQISIPLKSLAAGNYTATISFAGTEIYGKSSASIKVAVDKEPTSIAATNVNTQYGLEDYITAVLKDGQGNPLGGVKLNVDLDGNRTIVTDSNGQIKIATKDLTAGNYIATISFAGNGNYMASESNAIVNINRTGTRFNFKNMTTTAFDYRIEGRIGKYFYFQLVDEDGNPLANKNVCIGFNGVKYNRTTNETGWTKLQINLRCVNLYTFAVTFSGDDNYTGAFNVAMINVTHQSPKLTAGNKSYKASANTKTLTAKFKSFKGTAIVGKKITFTVNGKKYSAITDKKGIATVNVSLNKKGTYKYTAAFAGDSTYKKVSVTSKLTIK; from the coding sequence ATGAATAAAAGCAAAAAAACTATGATTATGCTGATTATGGCAATTCTTGTTTTATTGACCATGGCCAGCGTAAGTGCCAGCGAACTTGAAGACATTCAAGTCACAGCATCCAATGGCACATCAGATGCCGTTATTGCATCTGAAGCAAATAGTGCATATCCTGATAATGCCATTATCACATCCGAAAAGGAAAATGGCGATGAGAATATTATCGCAACGGATAATGGAAAAATCGGATATGAAAATGACGATAAGACTATTATCGCAACTAATGGAAATGGGGGAAATATCGGATATGAAGATGACGATAATACTCTTATCACATCAGACAAAGAACTTAACGCATTGGATAAAGGAAAATACCAATCCCTATCTGTAGGAGACTACCATTCCTTTGAGGAATTGCAGACAATTCTCAATCAAGCGGATGGCGGAGAGACAATAGAACTGAACTATGACTATTCCCTTGGAGCAGGAGGATCAACCCTAAAGCTTACAAAGGGATTGACCATAAACGGAAATAACCATACACTATATGGCGTAGGGCTTGACCGCATACTTTACATAAGCTCCCTCAACACCCAGCCAATCATCCTGAACGACATCATATTCAAAGACGGCGGAAAAAAGGACAGTTACACTAACCTGGAAACCAACTGGGGAGGAGCCATATACTACAACCCGACAACTGAAGGCGGTGCAATCGGCGGCGAACCGGCCGATTTTATCATAAACAATTGTACCTTTGAAAACAATGGAGCAGTCAACGGAGGAGGAGCCATCTTTTGGAACGGATCTCTCAAAATCATAGATTCCAGATTCTTCAACAATGAAATCGAACTGGGAAGCGGAGGCGCAGTCTATGCAAACGGCAATTTGACTGCTATCGGTTGCTCTTTCAGCAACAACCGCGTCAGACATGGACTTATAGGAATGGACATGCTAACCACAACCTTTACAGATGAAGGATATTGGGCAAAGGTAATTCAATACTACAGTTTCTATAGTGTCGATGTAATTCCCCCTACAGGAGGGGCAATATTCTGTAACGGAACCTGTAAGATAAACGACTCAAGTTTTGACAACAACCAGGCAGGAGAAGCGAATGAGATGGGAACCGGTGGAGGAGCAATTCATTCCATGAACGATATAACCGTCTGCAACTCCACTTTCACCAACAACAAGGCTTACGATCAGCATGGTGGCGCAATCCTCTGTAACAGATCCGGATTTATTTACAACTCCACTTTCAGAAACAATGTAGCAAACGTGGGAGGTGCAATAAGCTGTTTCTATTACCTTAATGCAGAAGGTTCAACATTCTCCAACAACGGTGGCGAAATAGGCACTACATGGATGGATGAACACTCCTTTGATTTCCTTATAGATAATTTTATAGGCAGCATACCTATCATAGGGGACATATACGGCGCCCTGCAAAATTTCCTTGATCTTTTAGGCGTAGAGAGTGTCGATGTCCTGACAGGCCAATACTTCAGCGTTGGAGGCGCCCTCTACACTGGACTCGACTGCAATGTCGATAAATGTACATTTGAAAGAAACCATGCAGCCGAAGGCGGTGGCGCAATATACAGCGAACGAAAGGTAACAGCAAAAAACAGCGCATTCTCATCAAACAAGGTTTTCCGTGGAGACAGCGCAGTCTCTGAACTCATGAGCAGTCAAGGAAAAAACAGAGACGGCGGAGCAATCCATGCAGAAAATGCAACAACCATCAGAAACTCAGAATTTTCAGGCAACTCCGCTCCAAGCAAGGGCGGTGCAGTCTACTGTGCACATCACCTGGAAATGAGCGATTCCTCATTTTTATACAACACAGCATACCAAAACGGAGGAGCCCTATATGCAGATACAATAGGAACAATTTCCAATACAAAGTTCTCCGGCAATTCAGTAACCAAAGGCAGCGGTGACGGAGGAGCAGTATACATCATCGCCCAAAGCGATGCTCGATTTGAATCCTGCGAATTCAGCGCAAACACTGCAGAAAGCGACGGAGGAGCTATCTATATAGCAAATTCAAATTCACTTTTAAGGCTGAACAAATGCACATTCATTCAAAACATTGCCCATCTTGACGGCGGAGCATTCAACTGCAGAGGAAAGACTGAAATCAAAAATTCCGTATTCAAGAGAAATTCAGTCGATGGAGACGGACAGACCGAAAACAGCCAGGGAGGCGCAGCCTTCTCAAAAGGAGATATGAGCATTAGCGATTCCAGCTTCGAGCAAAACATGGCAAAACACCATGGAGGAGCAGCATATACCGACGGAAAGATGACAGTGAAAAACAGCAATTTCACAGTCAACAGCGCAAACAATGGAGGAGCAATATATGCAAGCGTGATGAATGACGAAGTGACAAATTCAATATTCAAGAAGAACACTGGAACCAATGGAGACGGCGGTGCAATCTACATCAATGACAAATCTTGGCCTAAGTTCGATTCCTGCGTATTCTCAGACAACAAGTGCGTAGTCAAATCCTCAGTTGAAAATTCCCAAGGAGGAGCAATCTATGTAAGAAACGATGACTCCGAGCTAAAGGTGACCAACTCAAACTTCACAGGCAATGCTGCAGGCCAAGGAGGAGCCATATTTTCCGGCAAGGTTAACGAAATCACCAATTCAGTATTCAAGAAGAACGGTGCAAGCAAAAGCGGAGGAGCAGTATACATAGAACCAAACTGCAATCCTAAGATTCGCCAATCAGTCTTCGAAGAAAACGTGGGCGGCGACAAAGGAGGAGCAGTCTATCTTAATTCAAAATACTCCTACCTAGAACTGACCGGCTGTAACTTCACCAAGAACACTGCAAAAGAAGGAGGGGGCGTATATGCTCAACAAATGAGCGCAAAAGTCTCATCCAACAGATTCATAAGCAACAAGGCCACCGACGGTAAAGGAGGCGGAATATACGTTAGAAACTATCACATTACTGAAACAGTAAAGAGATATACAACCGAATTCGTAGACTGTACATTCACAAGCAATACATGTACAGACAATGGAGGAGGACTCTGCATGGACTCAACATATTCCGTACTGAAAATAACCTCCTGTAATTTTACAAGCAACACTGCAAAGAATAACGGAGGCGGAGTATGGGCCCATATGATAAACTCCATCCAATGGTCAAGCTTCAGCAAAAACAAGGCGACCGAGGGCAAAGGTGGAGGAGTCCACATTAAAAATGACTACCCTAACAGAATTGCAGATAACCCTAAAACCGAAGTAAAGAACTGCCAATTCGATTCAAATACATGCAAGGATGAAGGGGGAGGACTTCATGTGGAATCCGAACACGCCAAGCTAACACTGACTTCTTCAACATTCAGATTTAATTCTGCAGGACGCGGAGGAGGAGTCTATGCCCATAAGGTCATTTCAATCAACAGCTGCGGATTCCACAACAACAGCGCGAATTATGTAAAGAACAACGGTGACGGAGGAGCCATATATATAGAAAACGACAACGACTTTGAAATCAAGAGCTGCAGATTCGAAGGAAATACAGCAAAGAGCAGAGGAGGAGCAATCTATATGGATTCCTATGAAATCAAGACCAAGATATCCTACTCTACATTCGTCGACAACTATGCCGGCAGGGATGACCATTCCAGCACATTATATACATTCATGGCAGGACACAGCGTATTCACCAAGGGAACCTATACAAACATCTCCCTATGCTGGTTCGGATCAAACAATCCTAGTTTCACTGAACAGCTTGTTGACCAGAACAGGGTATCAAGCGACAAAGAAAAGAAACCTTCAGACTTCGGTGCAGAATACCTGAAGATCAATATAAAAATCAATAATACCCGTCCTATTGCAGGAAATCCTTATAAGGTAACCGTCTATTTCACTGGAAATGTCAACAACAATGTGGTGAGCTTCAGCTCAAACACCCTCTACCATTCCACCGGAAAATTTGGAGGGGACGGCACATACTCCAATATCAAAGCGGACAAGAATGACATGACTGCAGATGTGGTCCTCACTCCAGAATCAAGACAGATCTGGGGACAGCTTGACCATCAGAAAGTATATCTGAATGTCAATCCGCTAACCAAGAATTCAACTATGGTAGAGATAAGATCCTGCGAGGATATCAAGTATCCTGATGCATTGGAGGTCAACTATACCCTAGTCAACTATACCATAAGCAATGCGGAAGCGGCCACATACATAATCAATGACAGCGAAGGAAACACAGTAAAGTCAGGAAACCTTACAAGCCCTGAGACATTATATGTAGAAGGATTGAAGCCTGGAACCTATTCAATAACAATCACAATCCCTGAAACATACTACTATCTATCATCCAATGCAACTGCAAGCTTCGATGTCTTTAAAGGAGACATCGAGGAACTGAGAATCGTGGTAAACAACAGGACATATCCTGAAGAGGTCAAGGCCATCGTCTATGCCAGCGTAGACGAAGACTATGAAGTGACAATAGGAGAAGAGACAAAGACCGTTACTGTAATTGGAGGAATAGGCCAAGTCAATTTCGGCAGCCTAGAAACCGACACCTATGAAGCTACAGTATCCTTCGGAGGAAGCGATCTCTATGAGCCTATCTCAAACGCTACCGAATTTACAGTATATCCTGAAGAGGAAGGCACCAATTTCGAGATTGATACAAATGCAAGCGAAATCACATACGGCGCAAGCATCAAAGTCACTCACAAATTGCCTGAAGATGCTACAGGAACCATCAAATATTACCTGAACAACGGCACTGTCCTTGGAGAACTGCCGGTCGAAGAAAAACTGACACTGGACCTTGATGCAGGATACTATGTAATATTTGCAAACTATTCAGGCGACGAAAGCTTCGAGCCTGACTGGGACAGCGCAGATGTCCTCGTAAAGCAAGTAGAAACAGAATTCCATATAGGCCTCCAGCAGCAGGTCATATCCGGCAACCCTGCCTATGTCACCCATAGCATATCCGAGGGCGCTACAGGCACAATCAGCTACTATCTGAGCAACGGAACCTTCCTTGGAGAAGTGCAGGTCGGCGAGACATATGTTTCACCTAAATGGAAGGTCGGAATCTATAACATAACCGCAAACTATTCCGGAGACAGGAACTTTGTTCCGGCATCAGACAGCATGGAATTCAGAATCAATCCTGACTTCTCGTTCGACATATACCTTGACGAAGACGACGTCATATACGGCCAGACCACTACAGTACGTCCAAGCTTGCCTTATGACGCTACAGGCACCGTGGAATTCTACTATAACGACACATACCTGGGCAAGGTAACAATAGGCCAATATGAAATCATAATGGTTGACGGAGAGGAATACTACGAAACTCCAGGAGTGGAGCTTCCTGAATTCGACGTGGGAGTCCATGAAATCGTAGGAAAATACTTGGGAGACAAGAATTATGACCCTGCAATCGCAAACGTAAGGCTTACTGTCCTAAGTACCGAAACAGTATTCGAGATCAATGCAAGCCCAAGCGAAATAAAATACGGAGAAGCTGCAGCTGTCATCCATAAACTGCCAAGCCTTGCAGTAGGTACCATCTTATATTACCTGAGCGACGGAACATCCCTCGGCGAACTATACTACTACGAGGACCTTGCATTGCCTAAATTGGCTGTGGGAAGCTATGAGATTCTTGCCAACTATTCCGGAGACGAAAACTTCAACAATGCAAGCGCAAGCACAACCTTGACAATCAATAAGGCAGACCCTGATTTCGAAATCTATATCGCATTCCCTTCCTATGACTTCGGAGATAGCCCTGTAGTCTTCGTTAACTTACCTGACGACGCTACAGGAAATATCTCATACTACCTGAGCGACGGAACCTTCCTTGGAGAGCTTCCGGTAGACGAAAGGCTGTCCTTGCCTATACTGAATGTAGGAACACATACAATTATAGGAAACTATTCAGGAGACGGCAACTACAACAATGCAAGCGCAAGCATGACAGTGACTGTAAATGAGGTATCCATGGAATTCAATCTTGGAATCAGCGCAGAAGAGATAAGCTACGGCGAAACTGCAACAGTCACCCACAGACTGCCAAGCCTTGCCAAAGGAAATATAACATATTATCTGAGCGACGGAACACTCCTCGGAGAGCTTCCGGTCAGCGAAAACCTGACCTTGCCTAAGCTTGATGTTGGAACATACATTATAATCGGAAACTACTCCGGTGACGAAAACTTCGACGGAGACAGCGCAAATGTAACATTGACAGTCATTCAGGCAGATCCTGCATTCGCAATCAGCATAAGCGCAGAGGAAGCGGCATACGGCGAAACAGTCACAGTCAGCCCAGCACTGCCAGAAGATGCAACAGGAACAGTAATATACTACCTAAGCAACGGAACAATACTAGGCGAACTTGCAGCAGACGAAAACCTGACCCTGCCAACCTTCGATGTAGATGTCTATGACATTTTGGCAAACTATTCAGGAGACAAGAACTACCTCAATGCAAGCGCAGAAACAGCACTGATTGTAAGCCAGGCAGACCCTGGATTCGAAATCAGCATAAGCGCAGAGGAAGCAGCATACGGCGAAACAGTCACAGCAAGCCCTGTTCTGCCAGAAGATGCAACAGGAACAGTGATATACTACCTAAGCAACGGAACAATACTGGGCGAACTTCCTGTAGACGAAAGCCTGACCCTGCCAACCTTCGATGTAGGCACATACACAATCCTTGCAAACTACTCAGGAGACAGCAACTACCTCGATGCAAGTGCAGAAAAAGAGCTGACCCTAATAAAGGCAGACTCTACACTGGAAATCAATGACATAGCCTTTGACTACAGCAAGACAGGCTCAGCCGAAGCAAAGACTTCAGGCGCAGAAGGAATCGTCGCTTCAGTGGCGGGCCATGACGAAGCCGTCGTCGAGGTAAACGGAAACGAGATTACAGTATCCGGACTTGATGCAGGCAGCTACACCCTAAGCGTTTCAACAATCGTAGACGACAACCACAACAGCGCAAGCAAGAACATCACAGTAACAGTCAAAAAGATCGATTCAAGCCTTTCAGTCGAAGGCCTTGAGCTGGACTATGGCGAATCAGGCAATGTTGATGCAGCAGCTGAAGGAGCTACCGGCATCAGCGCCAAGATCGGAAGCAAGAGCATTGGAGTAAACGGATATTCCATCCCTATTTCCGGACTGGATGCAGGCAAATACAACCTGACAGTGACTACAATCCCTGACAGGAACCACAACCCTGTAACAAAAACAGCCCAGATCACTGTAAACAAGATAGATTCCACATTGGAAGCAAATGACATGGCATTCGACTACGAGGGCACCGGCACAAGTTCAGTGACATACACCGGCGCAACCGGCGTAAAGGCTTCAGTAATCGGACAGCCAAATGCAAAGGTCAATGTAAAGGGCAAGGAGATTTCCGTCTCAGGATTGGATGCCGGAAACTATACTCTGGAAATCACTACAATCCCTGACAAGAACCACAAGGCTGTAAGCCAAACAGTCAATGTCACAGTCAACAAGATCGATTCAAAGCTTGACTTCAACAACCTTGTAGACTACGGATCTGCAATGAACGTTACCGTAAAGACCGAAGGGGCAAGTGGAATAATGGCTGAAATCGACGGAAAGGAACTCGGCGTCGACAAGTACACAATCCCTATCTCCGCATTGGATGCAGGGGAATACGACCTTACAGTAACAACAATCCCTAACAGCAACCACAATCCTGTCAGCAAGACCGTCAAGGTTACAATAACCAAGCTTGACTCAGAACTGGCTGTCGAAGACCTTGAATTCGACTACAACAGCACTGGAACTACCAATGCAACATTCGAAGGCGCAACAGGCATCACAGCCAAAGTCGTCGGCCAGCCAAACGCAACAGTAGAGATAAATGGCAATTCCATATCAGTTTCCGGATTGAAGCCTGGAAGCTACACCCTGGAAGTCACTACAGTCCCTGACGAAAACCACAACCCTGTTACAGCAAAATCTGCAATAAGGGTAAACAAGCTGGAGACCGCAATTTCAGCCAATGACATAAGCACAGTCCACGGCGCAGACAAGAACCTGACCGCAATCATAAGGGACATCAACGGCAATCCTGTAGCCAACGCCACAGTATCCGTCAGCCTCAACGGCAGCAAAAAATATGTCAGCGATTCAAGCGGACAGATTTCAATTCCTTTGAAGAGCCTTGCTGCAGGCAACTACACAGCTACAATCAGCTTTGCAGGCACAGAGATATACGGCAAGTCAAGCGCAAGCATCAAAGTGGCTGTAGACAAGGAGCCAACATCAATAGCTGCAACAAACGTCAATACACAGTATGGCCTTGAAGACTATATTACAGCAGTGCTGAAAGACGGCCAAGGCAATCCTTTGGGCGGAGTCAAGCTGAATGTAGATCTGGACGGCAACAGGACAATCGTTACCGACTCAAACGGACAGATCAAGATTGCTACCAAAGACCTGACAGCAGGCAACTACATTGCGACAATCAGCTTTGCAGGAAACGGAAACTACATGGCATCCGAGTCAAATGCAATCGTCAACATCAACAGAACAGGCACAAGGTTCAACTTCAAGAACATGACAACCACCGCATTCGACTACAGAATCGAAGGAAGGATAGGAAAATACTTCTACTTCCAGCTAGTCGACGAGGATGGAAACCCATTGGCCAACAAGAACGTATGCATCGGATTCAATGGAGTCAAGTACAACCGTACAACCAATGAAACCGGCTGGACCAAGCTGCAGATCAACCTGAGATGCGTAAACCTGTACACCTTTGCAGTAACATTCAGCGGAGACGACAACTACACAGGCGCATTCAATGTAGCCATGATAAACGTGACACATCAAAGCCCTAAATTGACTGCAGGCAACAAGAGCTATAAGGCCAGCGCAAATACAAAGACATTGACTGCAAAATTCAAGAGCTTCAAGGGAACCGCTATTGTAGGCAAGAAGATAACCTTTACTGTAAACGGCAAGAAATACTCAGCCATAACCGATAAAAAAGGAATTGCAACTGTAAACGTAAGCCTTAACAAGAAAGGAACTTATAAATACACTGCAGCCTTTGCTGGAGACAGCACATACAAGAAGGTGAGTGTTACTTCAAAGCTGACTATAAAGTAG
- a CDS encoding Ig-like domain-containing protein translates to MTTTAFDFKIEGRIGKYFYFQLLDEYGNPVAGKNVSIGFSGRIYNRTSNETGWAKLQINLKYSGYYTFAVNFGGDDEYAAAFDVAAINVTIQTPKLTTSSKTYKASAKTKKLTATFKSYKGTPIPSKKITFTINGKKYTAKTNKKGVATVKVSLSKKGTYKFTASFAGDRTYKKVTKSAKLTIK, encoded by the coding sequence ATGACAACAACTGCATTCGACTTCAAGATAGAGGGAAGAATAGGAAAATACTTCTACTTCCAGCTTCTTGACGAATACGGAAACCCAGTAGCAGGCAAGAACGTTTCAATCGGATTCAGCGGAAGGATATATAACCGTACAAGCAACGAGACCGGATGGGCAAAGCTGCAGATCAACCTTAAATATTCCGGATACTACACATTTGCAGTAAACTTCGGCGGAGACGATGAATATGCGGCAGCATTCGATGTTGCGGCAATCAACGTAACCATCCAGACCCCTAAGCTGACCACAAGCAGCAAGACATACAAGGCAAGCGCCAAGACCAAGAAGCTTACTGCAACATTCAAGAGCTATAAGGGAACTCCGATTCCAAGCAAGAAGATTACCTTTACCATAAACGGCAAGAAGTACACTGCAAAGACAAACAAGAAAGGAGTCGCTACAGTTAAGGTAAGCCTATCCAAGAAAGGAACCTATAAGTTTACAGCCTCATTTGCAGGAGACAGGACATACAAGAAAGTCACTAAATCTGCAAAGCTGACCATAAAATAG